Proteins encoded within one genomic window of Actinoplanes octamycinicus:
- a CDS encoding GGDEF domain-containing protein produces MPDQLRDQHGAQRAVAYLMLVAGPYNLVTGVLMKLGDPLHQLVGVGVTGSALLAVGVLCWRRPEMLPPLFWPAIPFLATAVITGLNFATRDATTGTQLFYLWPLLYAASFLSRRIAYATVAGISAGQAAVVFSFLDTTRAVSDWIAMTVAMAMTAWVVITLNARNDRLRAVLQTQATTDALTGAANRRAFDEALHQAVDRAGRGEGSAALILIDVDHFKQINDTWGHAAGDRALSAVADALRAAAQDTGHLVARLGGDEFAVLLRAGPRGASRYTERARAHLAATEGLPGGPPRLSIGIGVAPYHAADPEALQRVTDAALYQAKAGGRGRTAIAPNPPRHNVDHVPREASAPSAARH; encoded by the coding sequence TTGCCCGATCAGCTGCGTGACCAGCACGGCGCCCAGCGTGCCGTCGCCTACCTCATGCTGGTGGCCGGGCCGTACAACCTCGTCACCGGCGTCCTGATGAAGCTCGGCGACCCGCTGCACCAGCTGGTCGGCGTCGGCGTGACCGGATCCGCGCTGCTCGCCGTCGGAGTGCTCTGCTGGCGCCGCCCGGAGATGCTGCCCCCGCTCTTCTGGCCGGCGATCCCCTTCCTGGCCACCGCGGTGATCACCGGGCTGAACTTCGCCACCCGGGACGCCACCACCGGCACGCAGCTGTTCTACCTGTGGCCGCTGCTCTACGCCGCGTCGTTCCTCAGCCGCCGGATCGCCTACGCCACCGTGGCCGGCATCTCCGCCGGCCAAGCCGCGGTCGTCTTCAGCTTCCTGGACACCACCCGGGCGGTCAGCGACTGGATCGCGATGACCGTGGCGATGGCGATGACCGCCTGGGTGGTGATCACCCTGAACGCCCGCAACGACCGGCTCCGCGCCGTCCTGCAGACCCAGGCCACCACGGACGCGCTGACCGGCGCCGCCAACCGCCGCGCCTTCGACGAGGCCCTGCACCAGGCGGTCGACCGGGCCGGCCGCGGCGAGGGCTCCGCCGCCCTGATCCTGATCGACGTGGACCACTTCAAACAGATCAACGACACCTGGGGCCACGCGGCCGGCGACCGGGCCCTGAGCGCCGTGGCCGACGCCCTGCGAGCCGCCGCCCAGGACACCGGACACCTGGTCGCCCGTCTCGGCGGCGACGAGTTCGCGGTCCTGCTCCGGGCCGGCCCGCGCGGCGCCTCCCGCTACACCGAACGCGCCCGCGCCCACCTGGCCGCCACCGAGGGCCTGCCCGGCGGCCCACCCCGGCTCAGCATCGGCATCGGCGTCGCGCCCTACCACGCCGCCGACCCGGAAGCCCTGCAGCGCGTCACCGACGCCGCCCTCTACCAGGCCAAGGCCGGCGGCCGGGGCCGCACCGCGATCGCCCCGAACCCGCCCCGCCACAACGTCGACCACGTCCCCCGCGAAGCCTCGGCCCCCTCCGCCGCCCGCCACTGA
- a CDS encoding EamA family transporter, with amino-acid sequence MNRVPAPLLVLAAIASVQFGSATARGLFDDLGATGVTLLRLAVAALVLAVVTRPRLTTWTAAAWRAAALLGLCMGAMNLIFYLAIRTVPLGIAVTVEFLGPLLLALVQTRRLLDLLWALLAGAGVVLLGLHSGGAAPLSGLALALLAGLCWAGYIVFSARVGALIPGTGGLTVALAIGALLVAPFGLSGAAAVVDHPHLLLAGAAVALLSSVIPYGLELNALRRIPTRVFGILMSLEPAAAALAGLLVLGQRLGPVEIVALVLVTLASLGVTLARRPAAVRPEETTVPV; translated from the coding sequence ATGAACCGGGTCCCTGCGCCGTTGCTCGTCCTGGCCGCGATCGCCTCGGTCCAGTTCGGCAGCGCGACCGCCCGTGGCCTCTTCGACGACCTCGGCGCGACCGGCGTCACGCTCCTGCGCCTGGCCGTCGCGGCCCTGGTCCTGGCCGTGGTCACCCGGCCCCGCCTGACCACCTGGACGGCCGCGGCCTGGCGCGCCGCCGCTCTGCTCGGCCTCTGCATGGGCGCCATGAACCTGATCTTCTACCTGGCCATCCGGACCGTCCCGCTGGGCATCGCGGTCACCGTCGAGTTCCTCGGCCCGCTGCTGCTCGCCCTGGTGCAGACCCGCCGCCTGCTCGACCTGCTCTGGGCGCTGCTGGCCGGCGCCGGGGTGGTCCTGCTCGGCCTGCACTCGGGCGGCGCCGCCCCGCTCAGCGGGCTGGCCCTGGCGCTGCTGGCCGGTCTGTGCTGGGCCGGCTACATCGTGTTCAGCGCCCGGGTCGGCGCGCTCATCCCGGGCACCGGCGGGCTGACCGTGGCGCTCGCCATCGGGGCCCTGCTGGTCGCGCCGTTCGGCCTGTCCGGCGCCGCCGCCGTCGTCGACCACCCGCACCTGCTGCTCGCCGGGGCCGCGGTCGCCCTGCTCTCCTCGGTCATCCCGTACGGCCTGGAGCTGAACGCGCTGCGCCGGATCCCGACCCGGGTCTTCGGCATCCTGATGAGCCTGGAGCCGGCCGCCGCCGCGCTGGCCGGCCTGCTCGTCCTCGGGCAGCGGCTCGGCCCGGTCGAGATCGTCGCGCTGGTGCTGGTCACGCTCGCCAGCCTGGGGGTGACGCTGGCCCGCCGCCCGGCCGCCGTGCGGCCCGAGGAGACCACCGTGCCGGTCTGA